One genomic segment of [Phormidium] sp. ETS-05 includes these proteins:
- a CDS encoding flagellar assembly protein H, with product MKAAMIEHDRLFLELLSNFFREFVELCLWDITQYINLDSLVFLEVEKELFADLAYWAGSDNYLLAQVEYSQTAESNQEEEDNSSLLILVVHQATPKYNFSEVMYHYFSRLFINYGKKLYPVVLYSNDTPVQFEPNIYERMFLGNGVSLRYPVIQLNLLHWGYFLGQLNPVATAFMAKTPMKQEERPLVKLASWRQLAQLALAPEKQQIVLRFINTYLDLNDQEEAVFQAELAKLEIEEREQILNMVNGGQLIST from the coding sequence ATGAAAGCCGCTATGATTGAACACGATCGACTATTCTTAGAACTACTATCCAACTTCTTTCGGGAGTTTGTCGAACTCTGTCTCTGGGACATTACCCAGTACATCAACCTCGACTCCTTGGTTTTCCTAGAAGTGGAAAAAGAACTGTTTGCCGATTTGGCTTATTGGGCAGGTTCTGATAACTACTTACTCGCGCAAGTGGAATATAGCCAAACAGCCGAATCCAACCAAGAAGAAGAGGACAACTCCTCCCTACTGATTCTGGTGGTTCACCAAGCCACACCTAAATATAATTTTAGCGAAGTCATGTATCACTACTTTTCCCGCCTATTCATCAACTACGGGAAGAAGTTGTATCCAGTTGTCCTCTATTCCAACGATACTCCGGTTCAATTTGAACCCAACATCTACGAGCGGATGTTCTTGGGCAATGGAGTATCTTTACGATATCCCGTTATCCAACTGAATCTGCTGCACTGGGGGTATTTCTTAGGGCAACTAAATCCGGTAGCCACCGCATTTATGGCGAAAACACCGATGAAACAGGAAGAACGTCCTCTGGTGAAATTGGCATCTTGGCGCCAGCTTGCTCAGTTGGCATTAGCCCCAGAAAAACAACAAATTGTTTTGCGGTTTATCAATACTTATCTGGATTTGAACGACCAGGAAGAAGCCGTATTCCAAGCCGAACTGGCTAAACTAGAAATTGAGGAGCGAGAACAGATTTTAAATATGGTTAATGGTGGCCAACTAATCAGCACGTGA
- a CDS encoding ferredoxin — MDEFAPEETNPTRSGLEPELGGFLRDAPDRSGLEPELGGVLRQKGVYVDEPTCIGCKHCAHVARSTFYIEPDNGRSRVIRQDGDPEEVIQEAIDTCPVDCIHWVDYTKLKELEQERKHQVVLPLGFPMRNPSPTREGRTPRRPRRPREQS, encoded by the coding sequence ATGGATGAATTTGCGCCCGAAGAAACTAACCCCACTCGCTCCGGTTTAGAACCGGAGTTAGGAGGTTTTTTGCGGGATGCGCCCGATCGTTCTGGTTTAGAACCAGAATTGGGCGGTGTCTTGCGACAAAAGGGGGTTTATGTAGATGAACCCACTTGCATCGGCTGCAAGCACTGCGCCCATGTGGCCCGCAGCACCTTCTATATTGAACCAGACAATGGTCGGTCTCGGGTGATTCGCCAAGATGGAGACCCGGAAGAGGTGATTCAAGAGGCGATCGACACCTGTCCCGTGGACTGCATCCACTGGGTGGACTATACCAAGTTGAAGGAATTAGAACAAGAGCGCAAACATCAGGTGGTACTACCTTTAGGCTTCCCCATGCGCAACCCCTCACCCACGCGGGAGGGTCGCACCCCCCGGCGCCCCCGGCGTCCTCGAGAGCAGAGCTAA
- a CDS encoding DUF1257 domain-containing protein has translation MSHFSQIKTQIRNLTGLQAALTDMGIDWKAGPREVRGYRGQTTSAEVAIEQDNGYDVGFRWNGQEYELVADLQYWQQNLTVNGFLNQVTQRYAYHTVVNETTKQGFQVAQQQKNEDGSIRLVLQRWAG, from the coding sequence ATGTCACATTTCAGCCAAATCAAAACCCAGATTCGCAATCTGACTGGACTGCAAGCGGCTTTAACCGATATGGGCATTGACTGGAAAGCAGGCCCAAGAGAAGTCCGGGGCTATCGGGGTCAAACCACATCCGCCGAAGTGGCGATCGAGCAGGATAACGGCTACGATGTGGGTTTCCGCTGGAACGGCCAGGAATATGAACTGGTTGCAGACCTGCAATACTGGCAGCAAAATCTGACGGTAAATGGTTTCCTCAACCAAGTTACTCAACGTTACGCCTATCACACGGTGGTGAATGAAACCACAAAGCAGGGCTTTCAAGTGGCCCAGCAACAGAAGAACGAGGATGGTTCCATCCGATTGGTCCTTCAACGCTGGGCAGGCTGA
- a CDS encoding DUF2997 domain-containing protein gives MEELEFVIYPDGRVVEKVTGITGSNCAAVTAAIEAELGVVLSQQKTSEFFASEVQQVAKATNQASFSDW, from the coding sequence ATGGAAGAACTAGAGTTTGTCATCTATCCCGATGGCCGAGTGGTGGAAAAAGTCACCGGTATTACCGGCTCTAATTGCGCGGCGGTGACGGCTGCCATTGAAGCTGAACTGGGTGTGGTTCTGAGTCAGCAGAAGACCTCGGAGTTTTTTGCCTCAGAAGTGCAGCAGGTGGCGAAAGCAACCAATCAAGCCAGTTTCAGCGATTGGTAA
- a CDS encoding saccharopine dehydrogenase-like oxidoreductase, translating into MNSENQNREMNPIRVGVLGFGGLGQAAARVLAPKTEMKWVAAADKKGCAYNSEGLNPDSCINTYHHQGSVGFVEPWGILCDDGIGELIKTAAVDGYFLALPNLPNTFMASVAQQFIKSGWRGVLVDAMKRTSAVEQLLELQTELQAAGITYMTGCGATPGLLTAAAALGAQSYAEIHSVKITFGVGIANWEAYRATIREDIAHMPGYDVATAMAMSDAEVEALLDKTDGKITLENMEHADDIMLELAGICPRDRVTVGGVVDTRNPKKPLSTNVQITGRTFEGKISTHTFTLGDETSMAANVCGPAFGYLKAGVKLHRRGIYGLFTAAEVMPHFVR; encoded by the coding sequence ATGAATTCTGAGAATCAGAATCGGGAAATGAACCCCATCCGAGTCGGAGTGCTGGGTTTTGGCGGTTTGGGGCAAGCAGCGGCGAGGGTGCTGGCCCCCAAAACCGAGATGAAGTGGGTAGCAGCGGCGGATAAAAAAGGCTGCGCCTACAACTCGGAGGGATTAAATCCCGACTCCTGCATTAATACTTATCATCACCAAGGGAGCGTGGGGTTTGTGGAACCTTGGGGTATCCTCTGCGATGATGGCATTGGGGAGTTAATCAAAACCGCTGCAGTCGATGGTTATTTTTTAGCTTTGCCCAACCTGCCAAATACCTTTATGGCATCAGTAGCGCAGCAGTTTATCAAGTCTGGTTGGCGGGGAGTGCTGGTAGATGCGATGAAACGCACTAGCGCCGTGGAGCAGTTACTAGAGTTGCAAACTGAATTGCAAGCGGCTGGGATTACATATATGACCGGTTGTGGGGCGACACCCGGTTTATTAACAGCAGCAGCGGCCCTAGGAGCCCAAAGTTACGCCGAAATTCACAGCGTCAAGATTACTTTTGGCGTGGGAATTGCTAATTGGGAAGCATATCGGGCGACAATTCGCGAAGATATCGCCCATATGCCCGGTTATGATGTGGCAACGGCGATGGCAATGAGCGACGCGGAGGTAGAAGCGCTATTGGATAAAACCGATGGCAAAATCACTTTGGAGAATATGGAGCATGCGGATGATATCATGTTAGAACTGGCGGGGATTTGTCCACGCGATCGGGTCACAGTGGGCGGCGTTGTCGATACCCGCAACCCGAAAAAACCCCTAAGCACCAACGTGCAAATCACCGGGCGCACATTCGAGGGCAAAATCTCCACCCACACCTTTACTTTAGGTGACGAAACCAGCATGGCAGCTAACGTATGCGGTCCTGCATTCGGCTACCTCAAAGCCGGGGTGAAATTGCATCGCCGAGGTATTTACGGTTTATTTACCGCCGCCGAAGTCATGCCCCACTTTGTCAGGTAA
- a CDS encoding ATP-binding protein, producing MQAVILIGIQGSGKSTFCQLRFFHTHIRINLDMLKTRQREEIIFRACLDAKQPFVIDNTNPTPEARARYIPLAKQYKFRTIGYYFHCPLVECQRRNAQRSGKQKIPPAGIAATYNQLVVPDWQEGFDELYHVQIDADNSFVVREWDNYQHTISYQS from the coding sequence ATGCAAGCAGTAATATTAATTGGCATTCAGGGCTCAGGGAAATCGACATTTTGCCAACTGCGCTTTTTCCACACCCATATCAGAATCAACCTAGACATGCTCAAAACCCGCCAGCGGGAGGAAATCATATTCCGGGCATGTCTCGATGCCAAACAACCCTTTGTCATCGATAATACCAACCCCACCCCCGAAGCTAGAGCGCGATACATTCCTCTGGCCAAACAATACAAGTTCCGCACGATCGGCTATTATTTCCACTGTCCACTTGTTGAATGTCAGCGACGCAATGCTCAGCGTAGTGGCAAGCAAAAAATTCCCCCCGCAGGCATTGCAGCCACCTACAACCAGCTAGTTGTGCCCGATTGGCAAGAAGGATTTGATGAGTTATACCATGTGCAAATAGACGCGGATAATTCCTTTGTTGTCCGCGAATGGGACAATTATCAACATACCATTTCTTATCAAAGTTAA
- a CDS encoding endonuclease/exonuclease/phosphatase family protein, with amino-acid sequence MGFSIASYLAPANYFLEATSSLRMQYLCLGVVPLIFFTLTQRWRWVVASGLCVVINFAEILPWYVPNFSNPTVSQGELVRVLQFNVLFSNQRYDDIINFVKPENPTIAVFLEVRKNWAKELQVLGKIFPYQVKVPKLEIEIYSHLPLSPQPQVQLYGTYRGNVIVNGDIKGKNLTLIASHAYPGFSKYFGIQGFNWRNQQLEDLGYYLATLPKPVVLVGDFNATIWSPYYKRVVGRSGLQAARAGYGVLPTLKTVPWFGITVDHCLVSRDMRIENFRRGPMLGSDHHALITDLVIPVGR; translated from the coding sequence ATGGGATTCTCGATCGCTTCCTATTTGGCTCCAGCTAATTATTTTTTAGAAGCCACCAGCTCGTTGAGAATGCAATATCTTTGTCTTGGGGTGGTGCCGCTAATTTTTTTTACCTTGACGCAACGGTGGCGATGGGTAGTGGCATCTGGGTTGTGCGTGGTAATTAATTTTGCCGAAATTTTGCCCTGGTATGTGCCTAACTTCAGTAACCCCACGGTCAGCCAGGGTGAACTGGTGCGCGTGCTACAGTTCAATGTGTTATTCTCTAACCAGCGCTATGATGATATCATCAATTTTGTTAAGCCAGAAAATCCCACCATTGCGGTATTTTTAGAAGTGAGGAAAAATTGGGCAAAAGAATTACAGGTTTTGGGTAAAATTTTCCCCTACCAGGTGAAGGTGCCGAAATTAGAGATAGAAATCTACAGTCACTTGCCTTTATCACCACAGCCGCAAGTGCAGCTATACGGCACTTATCGGGGGAATGTTATCGTTAATGGGGATATCAAGGGAAAGAACTTAACCTTAATCGCCAGTCATGCTTATCCGGGATTTTCCAAATATTTTGGCATCCAGGGATTTAACTGGCGCAATCAGCAGCTAGAAGATTTAGGATATTATCTGGCAACTCTACCAAAACCGGTAGTGTTGGTAGGTGATTTTAATGCTACCATCTGGTCTCCCTATTATAAGAGAGTAGTGGGGAGGTCTGGACTGCAGGCAGCCAGAGCTGGTTATGGAGTGTTACCCACCCTAAAAACCGTCCCTTGGTTTGGCATTACTGTTGACCATTGTTTAGTCAGTAGAGATATGAGAATAGAGAATTTCCGCCGAGGGCCGATGTTGGGGTCAGACCATCATGCTTTAATTACAGATTTAGTGATTCCTGTGGGTAGGTAA
- a CDS encoding pentapeptide repeat-containing protein, whose translation MDAQELLDRYAAGERNFRDTDLFRADLNGSDISGSSLFRCNLFGANLFRTKMVGVNLFRATLIHANLSHANLSGADLSGANLSGANLSGADLSGADLSDADLGGVDLTGACLNYADLTNAYLFRAYLVDASLSNANFKGARLKGTNFNGAIVKDANFTNATGLSESLKIELMQQGAIFDLSPLATVS comes from the coding sequence ATGGATGCTCAAGAACTACTCGATCGCTATGCCGCTGGCGAAAGGAATTTTCGGGATACGGACCTGTTTCGCGCTGACCTGAACGGCTCTGATATCAGCGGTTCCAGTCTGTTTCGCTGCAATTTATTTGGCGCCAACTTGTTTCGCACGAAGATGGTTGGGGTGAACCTGTTTCGCGCTACTCTGATTCATGCTAACCTCAGTCACGCTAACCTCAGCGGTGCGGACCTCAGCGGCGCCAACCTCAGCGGCGCTAACCTCAGCGGTGCGGACCTCAGCGGCGCCGACCTCAGCGATGCGGACTTGGGGGGTGTGGACTTGACTGGCGCCTGTCTTAATTATGCGGACTTGACTAATGCTTACTTGTTTCGCGCTTATCTGGTAGATGCGAGTCTCAGCAACGCCAATTTTAAGGGTGCGCGCCTCAAAGGCACTAATTTTAATGGGGCGATCGTCAAAGATGCTAATTTCACCAATGCTACCGGCCTTTCTGAGAGTTTGAAAATCGAGCTGATGCAGCAAGGTGCCATTTTTGATTTATCACCCCTGGCTACGGTTTCCTAA
- a CDS encoding cupin domain-containing protein — translation MNILEYILSPYDLDKFMAENWTQKAIQITSGDTGKFASLFSWEHLNYLLNYTDLDNNDVELILDGKIVTRTQVVRTSDIFQKGKLLNFLQKGATLKFNNIHKRVPEVAELVSQLQYETGCSHLTVNAYCSHPGRQGFISHYDPYEIFILQIEGAKEWKVFPDTLKYPLIDQPSIYLEPPQEPPYLTCILEPGDVLYLPRGHWHYAVAFSQPSVHLSLGINCATGIDFLEWLLSQMRHQEEWRQILPFPTQNNGNNIQAKLATLLEKLADYTTQQDWSSAYISDLLREDSQLENYQLPQQTGFDVFPSGINTRFKVSNWQRYLVVETDDDDCLLKIGHKEVPMKNVPKMAIEKMLRADKFTGKDVTRWLPDQDWDAEIAPMLVILVKERMIFVDSSNPAAAYIRDAEESLETWDD, via the coding sequence ATGAACATCCTAGAATATATCCTGAGTCCCTATGACTTAGACAAATTCATGGCCGAGAACTGGACACAAAAAGCCATTCAGATTACCAGCGGAGATACCGGAAAGTTTGCCAGCCTGTTTTCTTGGGAACACCTCAACTACCTGCTCAACTACACCGACCTAGATAACAACGACGTAGAATTAATCTTAGACGGAAAAATCGTCACCCGCACCCAAGTAGTCCGCACCAGCGATATTTTCCAAAAAGGCAAACTGCTCAACTTCCTGCAAAAAGGAGCCACCTTAAAATTTAACAACATCCACAAGCGAGTTCCCGAAGTCGCCGAATTAGTATCACAATTGCAATATGAAACCGGTTGTAGCCATCTCACCGTCAACGCCTACTGTTCCCATCCGGGAAGACAGGGATTTATCTCCCATTATGACCCCTACGAGATATTCATCCTCCAAATCGAGGGAGCCAAAGAATGGAAAGTATTTCCCGATACCCTAAAATATCCCTTAATAGACCAACCATCAATTTACTTAGAGCCACCCCAAGAACCACCCTATTTAACCTGCATTTTAGAACCGGGCGATGTCTTGTACCTACCCAGAGGTCACTGGCATTACGCGGTAGCCTTTTCCCAACCATCTGTACATTTAAGTTTAGGTATTAACTGCGCCACAGGCATTGACTTTTTAGAATGGTTATTATCCCAAATGCGCCACCAAGAAGAATGGCGGCAAATCCTCCCCTTTCCCACCCAAAACAACGGCAATAATATCCAAGCAAAACTAGCAACTTTACTAGAAAAATTAGCCGATTATACCACCCAGCAAGATTGGTCATCTGCTTATATCAGCGACTTGCTCAGAGAAGACAGCCAACTGGAAAACTATCAGCTTCCGCAGCAAACCGGATTTGACGTATTTCCCAGCGGTATCAACACTAGGTTTAAAGTATCTAACTGGCAGCGGTATTTGGTGGTGGAAACAGACGATGATGATTGCCTGCTCAAGATTGGGCACAAAGAAGTCCCCATGAAAAATGTGCCAAAAATGGCTATAGAAAAAATGTTGCGTGCGGATAAATTCACAGGTAAAGATGTAACCCGGTGGTTGCCAGACCAAGATTGGGACGCAGAAATCGCCCCCATGCTGGTGATTTTAGTCAAAGAAAGGATGATTTTTGTAGATTCCAGCAACCCAGCAGCAGCATATATCCGCGATGCAGAAGAATCGCTAGAAACTTGGGATGATTAA
- a CDS encoding class I SAM-dependent methyltransferase, with protein MPKNPLIPKITAIFAAIFCALLWTACSSPTNTAAAPGAIYEYRTVHDPDGIGKFYMGREIAQVMGHQGAFWLERSSREAEERPSLLVNSLDLQPDDIIADIGAGSGYITFQISPKVPQGKVLAVDIQPEMLDLIKSRQQEMAITNVEPVLGTTDNPNLPSATVDLAIMVDAYHEFEYPQEMMQGIVNGLKPGGRVVLVEYRGENPLILIKPLHKMTQKQVRLEMEAMGLVWQETKNILPQQHVMVFEKT; from the coding sequence ATGCCCAAAAATCCCTTAATCCCAAAAATAACTGCCATTTTCGCAGCCATTTTCTGCGCTTTGCTCTGGACTGCCTGCTCCTCTCCAACCAATACCGCCGCTGCTCCCGGAGCTATTTATGAATACCGCACCGTTCACGACCCCGATGGCATTGGTAAATTCTATATGGGACGAGAAATCGCCCAAGTTATGGGACATCAAGGCGCTTTTTGGCTGGAGCGTTCTAGCCGTGAAGCGGAAGAACGCCCCTCCCTCCTAGTCAATTCTCTGGATTTACAGCCGGATGATATTATCGCCGATATTGGCGCTGGCAGCGGTTACATCACTTTTCAAATTAGCCCCAAAGTCCCTCAAGGAAAAGTCTTGGCTGTGGATATTCAGCCGGAAATGCTGGATTTAATCAAATCTCGCCAGCAAGAAATGGCAATTACTAATGTCGAGCCGGTATTGGGAACTACTGATAACCCGAATCTCCCCTCTGCTACTGTAGATTTAGCCATTATGGTAGATGCCTACCATGAATTTGAATATCCTCAAGAAATGATGCAAGGTATAGTTAATGGTCTCAAGCCAGGTGGGCGGGTAGTTTTAGTGGAATATCGCGGCGAAAATCCCTTAATTCTGATTAAACCTCTGCACAAAATGACCCAGAAGCAGGTACGCCTAGAAATGGAGGCTATGGGTTTGGTTTGGCAGGAAACTAAAAATATTTTACCACAGCAACACGTGATGGTGTTTGAAAAAACTTGA
- a CDS encoding tol-pal system YbgF family protein, translated as MTNVDEVAAALERRDYREAAQLLKALMADDPRNPWVQFYVGRLYEETNKLEAAAKVYRKLLQQATQPKVLGQARQGLERLDAREKERRMQAIASATQDPKQRQPGVLVLEPINPDSKTEAAQRFAKIVQLQPYSARLLLPTRTWRLYRTGPIGELRVLVSELRQAEIPAFCSTIEAIESLPVFRIQYFHSLSPTPTVICQNPANQLGKLPFQWQEVTQIVEAILPIFKPVAVQNHRRTRTSYKEKTSDYIGICDLHLPGRNCILRLCQETYQFHQGADFSPLVATAVKGGNNKIDSLSSNLKWQTLIKFLKDKIPHAAIFSDFTPFAETALTHSEMLSRITPHIELLRYLNSDWEPAFQLYSSLVLLRPKL; from the coding sequence ATGACAAACGTGGATGAAGTTGCTGCCGCTTTGGAACGCCGAGATTATCGTGAAGCTGCACAATTATTGAAGGCTTTAATGGCAGATGATCCGCGCAATCCTTGGGTGCAGTTTTATGTGGGTCGCCTGTATGAAGAGACTAATAAACTGGAGGCGGCGGCTAAGGTTTATCGCAAGTTGCTACAGCAGGCGACGCAACCGAAGGTTTTAGGGCAAGCGCGTCAGGGGTTAGAGCGTTTGGACGCGAGGGAAAAGGAACGCCGGATGCAGGCGATCGCCTCGGCGACACAAGATCCCAAACAACGCCAACCTGGTGTCCTGGTTCTCGAACCTATCAACCCTGACAGCAAAACTGAAGCGGCGCAACGCTTCGCTAAAATCGTCCAACTCCAACCCTACTCCGCTCGCCTCTTACTCCCTACCCGCACTTGGCGGTTGTATCGCACTGGTCCGATCGGCGAGTTGCGGGTTTTGGTCTCGGAACTGCGCCAAGCGGAAATTCCGGCTTTTTGCTCCACCATTGAGGCGATCGAATCTCTCCCCGTTTTCCGCATCCAATACTTCCACTCCCTTTCCCCCACCCCTACCGTTATCTGTCAAAACCCCGCCAACCAACTGGGAAAACTTCCTTTTCAATGGCAAGAAGTTACCCAAATCGTCGAAGCCATCCTCCCCATCTTCAAACCAGTTGCCGTTCAAAATCATCGCCGCACCCGCACCAGCTACAAGGAAAAAACCAGCGATTATATCGGTATTTGTGATTTGCACCTCCCCGGACGTAACTGCATCCTTCGCTTATGCCAAGAAACCTACCAATTCCACCAAGGAGCTGACTTTTCTCCCCTAGTGGCAACTGCAGTTAAAGGTGGCAACAATAAAATTGATAGCCTCAGCTCCAATCTGAAATGGCAAACTCTCATCAAATTCCTCAAAGATAAAATCCCCCACGCTGCCATTTTTTCCGACTTCACACCTTTTGCTGAAACTGCCTTAACTCACAGCGAAATGCTCTCCCGCATCACACCCCATATCGAGCTATTGCGTTACCTCAACAGCGACTGGGAACCCGCATTTCAACTATACAGCAGTTTAGTTCTCTTGCGCCCGAAATTATAA
- a CDS encoding type II secretion system F family protein produces MAQATEAKPKGGFDFSQLEEKISMMMASVSVKDKAVFSRQLAMMFSSGIALMKAISILGDQSENAKMKGALKKIKADIETGVTLSQAMAKFPDVFDDLYCAMVQSGEIGGVLDTVLNRLANALEKSAKMENEIKSASSYPKAVGGIAIVVFFAMTTFLLPTFAGIFKEMGATLPFITVLLLNISEFSRDWRRMGPLIVCLWLFMTAFKAYYKTPMGRVQIDRAMLYLPVIGELLKLIAVARFCNTFAMLTNAGVPMLSCFEIVARTAGNQVICNAINNASLEVQQGGSLTEAFEKEHIFPSMAISMMRIGEETGELDKMLSKVGEFYEDEVEQAIKGLTSTLEPIMMVGIAALVGSILMSMYLPMFAVFEKMG; encoded by the coding sequence ATGGCCCAAGCTACTGAGGCTAAACCTAAAGGCGGGTTTGACTTCTCTCAGCTAGAAGAGAAAATCAGTATGATGATGGCGTCAGTTTCGGTCAAGGATAAGGCCGTATTTTCCCGCCAGCTAGCCATGATGTTCAGTTCCGGTATCGCGTTGATGAAGGCAATATCGATTTTGGGAGACCAATCGGAAAATGCCAAAATGAAGGGCGCTTTAAAGAAAATCAAGGCGGATATCGAAACCGGCGTTACCCTCTCCCAAGCAATGGCCAAATTCCCCGATGTCTTTGATGACCTCTACTGTGCGATGGTACAGTCGGGGGAAATTGGGGGGGTGTTGGATACGGTTCTCAACCGCTTGGCTAACGCTCTGGAAAAGTCCGCCAAGATGGAAAACGAAATCAAAAGCGCTTCCTCTTATCCGAAAGCGGTAGGCGGTATCGCGATCGTCGTGTTTTTCGCGATGACCACTTTCCTCTTGCCCACATTTGCTGGGATTTTTAAGGAAATGGGGGCGACATTACCATTTATTACCGTATTGCTACTCAATATCAGTGAGTTTTCCCGTGATTGGCGCAGAATGGGTCCGCTCATTGTGTGTTTATGGCTGTTTATGACGGCATTCAAGGCATATTATAAAACTCCGATGGGGCGGGTGCAAATTGACCGGGCGATGCTTTACCTGCCGGTGATTGGCGAGTTGCTCAAACTCATCGCCGTGGCCCGCTTCTGCAACACGTTCGCTATGCTCACCAATGCTGGTGTGCCCATGTTATCCTGTTTTGAAATTGTCGCTCGCACTGCAGGCAACCAGGTCATTTGTAATGCCATCAACAATGCCAGTCTGGAAGTGCAACAAGGAGGTAGCCTAACCGAGGCGTTTGAAAAAGAGCATATCTTTCCCTCAATGGCTATTTCCATGATGAGGATTGGTGAAGAAACGGGGGAACTGGACAAAATGCTCTCGAAAGTAGGTGAGTTTTATGAGGATGAAGTAGAACAGGCGATTAAAGGTCTCACCAGTACCTTGGAGCCGATTATGATGGTGGGGATTGCCGCCTTGGTGGGTTCGATTCTGATGTCTATGTACCTACCGATGTTTGCCGTGTTTGAAAAAATGGGTTAA
- a CDS encoding type IV pilus twitching motility protein PilT: MPQGLVIEDILESLIEQGGSDIHIQAGAPIYFRISGKLTPQPQFGEELAPEDSQSLVFQMLNNQQRKELEQNWDLDSAYAVKGLARFRLNVYRERGCWAACMRALGSKIPNADKLGVPEVLRELTHRPRGMLLVTGQTGSGKTTTLAALLDLINRTRAEHILTVEEPIEYVYPNIKSLFHQRQKGEDTKSFTNALKGALRQDPDIIVVGEMRDLETISLACSAAETGHLVMGTLHTNSASATVNRMLDVFPAEVKPAMRAQMGNSLIGICSQNLVAKIGGGRVCAMEIMVNTAAIGNLIKEGKNTQIYSMIQTGMKLGMQTMEMALSKHYKDGKITWSDAMGKAVIPDELERLIGPNPELGAGAKAAAH, from the coding sequence ATGCCACAAGGTTTAGTCATTGAAGACATCCTCGAGTCCCTCATCGAGCAAGGTGGATCGGACATCCACATCCAGGCGGGAGCGCCGATTTACTTCCGGATCAGCGGTAAGCTGACCCCTCAACCTCAATTTGGGGAAGAGTTGGCACCAGAAGACTCCCAGAGCCTAGTGTTTCAGATGCTGAATAACCAGCAGCGCAAAGAGTTGGAGCAAAACTGGGACTTAGACAGCGCCTATGCGGTCAAAGGACTGGCTCGCTTTCGCCTCAACGTTTATCGAGAAAGAGGTTGCTGGGCCGCCTGTATGCGGGCTTTGGGTTCTAAGATTCCCAACGCTGACAAGCTCGGGGTGCCAGAAGTTCTCCGAGAACTGACCCATCGCCCTCGGGGAATGCTCCTGGTGACTGGCCAAACCGGTTCCGGCAAAACCACGACTCTGGCGGCTCTGCTGGACCTGATCAACCGGACGCGAGCGGAACATATCCTGACGGTGGAAGAGCCGATCGAGTATGTCTATCCCAACATCAAGAGCCTGTTTCACCAGCGACAAAAGGGAGAAGACACCAAGAGCTTTACCAACGCTCTCAAAGGTGCCCTCCGTCAAGACCCAGATATCATCGTCGTGGGGGAAATGCGGGACTTGGAAACCATTTCTCTGGCTTGTTCCGCCGCCGAAACGGGTCACTTGGTGATGGGGACGCTGCACACCAACTCCGCATCAGCTACGGTGAACCGGATGCTTGACGTATTCCCCGCTGAAGTTAAACCCGCCATGCGTGCCCAGATGGGTAACTCCCTCATCGGCATTTGCAGCCAAAACTTGGTGGCTAAAATCGGTGGGGGCCGGGTGTGCGCGATGGAAATCATGGTGAATACGGCAGCTATTGGCAACTTGATTAAGGAAGGCAAGAACACTCAAATTTATTCCATGATTCAAACTGGGATGAAATTGGGGATGCAGACAATGGAGATGGCGCTATCGAAACACTACAAAGACGGCAAAATCACTTGGAGCGATGCGATGGGCAAAGCGGTGATTCCTGACGAACTCGAACGTCTCATCGGCCCCAATCCCGAACTGGGAGCAGGAGCCAAAGCTGCTGCGCATTAA